Part of the Micromonospora inyonensis genome, CTCAGCCCCATCAAGTGGTGGAGAACCCGCAGGACGCCGCCCTACCGTGCAGTGGGGGTCGCGCCTCCGCCCTGGGCCCGGGAGCGCACGGAGCAGTACCCGGCGGTAAGACCGGGCCGGGACCGCCTACTCACGCTGGCCGGAGAGTGGCGGGGGAGCGGGGGCGCTGGTGAGCGTCCTCGGCGGCGGTGATGCTGCGATGGCGGTTCCCCGCGCAGTCCCGCATGTCGCCATGCGCCCACTCTGGCGGTGCCGGAACTGCGGCACGGAATGGCCCTGCGAGCCGGCCCGACTGAGTCTGCTCTCGGAGTATCAGGGAAACCGGACCAGCCTCATCGTCTACCTCAGTTCGCTGATGGCCGAGGCGTACGGCCAGCTTGGCCAGCTCAACCCCGATCGGCACGTAAACCTGATGGACCGCTTCGTCACATGGGCGAGGCGAGGATGAACGCGAGCGTGGGCCACGACTGCATGCCGAGGGTGAGGGGACCTCCGGTTTGCCCCTTTCCGAGAGTCTCCCCGGCAACCCGATCGCTTCACGGTAGGACAGTCACGGACGCGGGGGCCGCACCTTCCGCATACACGAGAACACAGAAGGGTTCTCTCATGTTCAAGCCCAACCTGTACGACTTGCCCATCGAGGGCGTGCAGATCCAGAGCTACTGCGGCGGCAATCTGACCAGCGACAACGAGAGCTGCGTCGGCGTCGCCGAGATCCCCGGCGGGGCCGGCTTCGTCGTCACTGACACCAAGCCGGAGGGCTCCGCCCTCGCCAGCCTGCGCTTCACCGCCGAGGAGCTGGACACTTTCGCGGTTGGGTGGATCGCCCGGCGCAACCTGACCGCCTGATCTCGCACCACGTACACCCGGCCGCCCTCGGACCCGAACGAGGGCGGCCGGGCCCAGGCCCGACGAGGGGGATGAATGACCTGGCATGGTCACTGGCACGGGTTCGGCGTGTGGACCGGTTCGCGTGAGGAGTACGCCAAGGAGAACTTGCGACGGCCCGGCCGCGACCTGGGGGACGAGCAGACGCGGGCGTTTCTTACCAACACCATGACTCCGGTGCAGACCGGCCATGCGTTGTTGCGCCGGGGCCAGGCATCCGCCGAGCGGACCTGGACCGACGTGGAGGGCCCTCTCGCCTGGATTCGCAAGACCTGGAGCGCCAATCCGCCGGGCGGGGATGTGCTGCCACTCGAAAAGCACATCGAGTACGACAGGGGGTATCTCAGCCGGGGAAGCGATTGCTCCATGGGCTACTACAACGCCGGGCTCACCTTCGTGTCGTACTCCGTCGTCTGCTGTCCGAATCTCTTTTTCCCTGACATCCCCTGTCCCCTGCCTCCACGCTGACAAGGAGGAGACGTGTCACTCAAGCTTCTGTTGCCCGAGAAAGGCGTCGCCGACTTACTGGACCGCTGGCCTGACGAGCCGCGCGTCTACAAGCGCACCCGCACCGAGGTGGACCGCATGTTCACGGCCGAGCAGGTGTGGGCCTGGATCGACCTCAACTGCACTCCGGCGGACGAGGTCGACGCGATCAAGGCACCGCACCCGGCCATCAACCCTCGATCCTTCACGACCGCCCGCAATCGAGCCGACGCAGCCAAGCTGCACAAGCTCTACGACGACGGCTACACCATCCGAATCGGCAATCTCCAGCGAGTCATGCCGTTCATGGCTCGCATCGCCCGGTGCATCCAGGCTGAAACCGGCTATTCCAACTACGCGCACGTGTTCATGACCCCCGGCTGCAACCAGGGCTTGCGCCACCACTGGGACCAGCAGATGGCCGTCATCGTCCAGGTGTCGGGCACGAAGCGGTGGGAGTTGTGGCCGCCGGTCGTGGACGCACCGATGCGGGCCCACCTGGAGTCCTGGCGCGTATGGCGTGACGAGTACCTGCAAGGTTGGATCGCCGCCGGCCCGGAGCGGGTCATCGACCTCGGGGCTGGCGATGCCATGCTGCTGCCGAGGGGCTGGGTTCACAACCCGTACAACGCCGACGACGACCCCAGCGTGCACCTCACCTTCGCCATCCGTGAGCGCACCCCGTACTGGGTGGCGGAGAAGTTGGTCGCCGACGCCATCGACGATCCGGCCTTCCGCCAGATTCTCTTACCCGGCGATCTGCAAAGGGAAGCGCTGCCAGGAATCGTGTCGGAGACCCGCGACGCACTGGTGGCCTATCTCCTAGCGCTCGACCCGGACAGCACCGCGGGTGCCCTGCGACTGCTCGCACTCGAGGAGTTGGAGTACACGACGTAGCGCGCGTTGCCTGTTTTCCCTGGAGGAGGCCCTTCGCGCCGTACCGGTTCCGCCCGTCGGGTGACCTGACGGGGGTCGCCGCACATCGGCGGGGCGTCGGCTAACGTGACACCGCCTGAACCCGTACGACCGCCGGAGGACCCGTGCCGCTGCTCTACACCATCGGCCAGTACACCGTGGGGAACCTGCTGCGGTGGGGGTGGCGCCCGACCGTGGAGGGTCTGGAGCACGTACCGGAGCACGGCGGGGTGATCCTCGCCGGCAACCACCTCTCCGTCGCCGACGAGCTGTTCCTCGGCGCGACGGTGCCCCGGCACCTCGCCTTCTGGGCCAAGTCGGAGTACTTCCGGGGCACCGGCTTCCGGGGCCAGCTGACCAAGTCGTTGCTCACCGGGCTGGGGGCGATCCCGGTCGAGCGGGCCGGCGGTCGGGCGGCGCTGTCCGCCTTCGACGCGGCGATCCCCGCGCTCAAGGGCGGTGACGTGGTCGTCGTCTACCCCGAGGGGACCCGGTCGCCGGACGGCCGGCTCTACCGGGGACGGACCGGCGCGGCCCGGCTGGCCATCTCGGCCGGCGTACCGGTCGTCCCGGTGGGCATGATCGGCACGGAGAAGGTGCAGCCGATCGGCGCGCGGATGCCCCGCCTCGGCGCGGGGAAGATCACCGTCCGGTTCGGCAAGCCCCTGGACTTCACCGGCCGTCCGGACGACCGCACGTCACTGCGGGCGATGACCGACGAACTGATGACCGAGCTCCAGAAGCTCACCGGCCAGGAGTACGTCCCCCGCTACGCCCCGCCCCGCAACCAGCCCACCCGCTGACCCCTCGCCCGCGCCGTCCCGAGCGTCAGCCCCGGCTCACGATCCGTTCCCGCAGGGTGCCGAGCAGCGCGGCGCTGTCGGTCAGCGAGAGCCGGGTGAAGACCCCGCTGGCGAGGCTGCCGTGGTCGGCCCAGGTGCAGACCACCACGTCCACACTGTCCGCGCGGCCGACCGCGCAGCGCTGGTGCTCGCCACGCACGTCGGTCTCGACCACCTGCGGCGTACCGAGGTTGTACTTCGGGGTCAGCCGGGTCAACTCGTCCTCGGCGTTCGACTCCGGAGTGAATGTGAAACCGGTGCTGCCGAAGACGACGACCGTCTTGCCCTGCGGGGTGCTGTAGACCCCGGCGAAGGTCTCCTCGGCCAGCGTGTGCTCGGTCTTCACCTCGCCGCGCAGTTCGTCGGCAACCTTCTCGCTGCGCGCGTCGGTCTGGAGCCGCAGGTCGGCCACCTGCGGGGGCAGGCTCGCGTTGGCCGGGTACTGCTCCCACATCGGCTTGCCGAGCCAGGCCGGACAACCGCAGCAGCAGGCGATGGAGAGCAGCGTCAGGATCAGCATGCGGGCCGGCCAGCGCCGCTTCCGGCGGGTCGGCGCAGCGTACCCCTGCGGCGCCTGCCAGTTGGGAGGTGGGCCGACCGGGGACGGCGTCGGGTGGTGTCGCTGCCGGGGCGGCGAGACCGGCCGGGCCGGTACCGGTGGCGGCGAGGAGACCGGCCGGGGCTGCGGCGGGGGCGAGGAGACCGGCCGGGGCTGCGGTGGGGGCGAGGAGACCGGCCGGGGCTGCGGTGGCGGGGGCACCGGACGTGCCTGCGGTGTGGGCACCGGCGGTGGAGGGAAGGACGGTGACGACACCGGCCGGGCGGCCAGCGGGGGCGACACGGGACGTGCCGGCGGCGGTGACACGGGACGCGCCTGCGGGGGCGGCGGGACGGGGCGCGCGACCGGAGGGGGTACCGGCTGCCCGGAGACCGGTGCCACCGGTGGTGGCTGCGGGGTCACCGGCGGTGGGGTCCAGGCCGGGGCCGGCGGGTCCGGCGTCCAGGCCGGGGAGTCCGCCGGCGTCGGGTACATCCGGGTGGCCGGCAGCGGCTCGAAACCCGCGTTCAGGTCCCAGCCTCCGGTGTCCGCCCCGGCCCACGGGTCGACCGGTGCCTGGCTCTCCGGTGGGGCGGGTGGCGGCACGGGCGGTGGGGCCGGCTCGGCGGAGTGGCCCCAACCGCGCTTCTTGGGCCTGGGCGGCGGTACCGACGCGGAACCGCTCCAGCGGGGCGCGGGTGGGGCGGCGGGGGCCGAATCGAGCTTCGTCGGGTCGGTGCGGATCGGGTCGATCCGGGTCGGGTCGGGCGCGGGTGGCCCGGCCTGCCGCTCCGCGGGGGCGGGGACCTTCGCGGTCGCCGCGACGCCCCGCTGCGTCGGCGCGGTCGCGGGCGAGACGGTCTCCGGGCGCGCGGCGTCCAGGGCGGTCGGGTCCGGCCCGGTGGCGTCCAGGGCGGTCCGGTCGGGCCCGGCCGGGTTCTCCTCGGTCGCCGGTTCACCGGACGAGCCGTCCGGCACGTTCTCGACCGTCCGCTCGGCGGACCCGGCGGAGGGGTCGGGCTCGCCGGGAACCACCTGGTCCCGGGCCTCCGTCGCGGACGGTGGCGGGGCCGGCGTGTTCCCGGCGGCCGGTCCTACTGCTCCCGGCTGCGGCTCCGGCATCGCGGCAATCTCCTCTCGCGCCGTTGCGAGGTTAGTACCGGTACGCCAACCGGGGCCATTCGCGCCCCCCGTACCCGCCGATGCCCCACCGCTCCCCGGCGCGGGACGGTGTCGATCATCGGCGTCTTCCCGCGGTCACCGGTTCGGTCCCGCGTCGTCCGTTCGGCTCGGTCCACCCGGTCCGGCGGACCCGGGTGGGTGGGCGCGTACCCTTGGGCGTCATGAGCGTCCCGTCCACCACGCCGCGCCCCGCCGTGGCCAACTCCGTGTGGCCCCGGCTGGAGCCGCTGCTGCCGCAAGTGACCAAGCCCATCCAGTATGTCGGTGGTGAGCTGGGGGCGGTGGTCAAGGACTGGGACGCCGCGACGGTCCGATGGGCGCTGATGTACCCGGACGCGTACGAGGTGGGCCTGCCCAACCAGGGCGTGCAGATCCTCTACGAGGTGCTCAACGAGCTGCCCGACGTGCTCGCCGAGCGGACGTACGCCGTCTGGCCGGACCTGGAGAGGCTGATGCGGACGCACGGCGTGCCGCAGTTCACCGTCGACGCGCACCGCTCGGTGCGCGACTTCGACATGTTCGGCGTCTCGTTCTCCACCGAGCTGGGCTACACCAATCTGCTCACCGCGATCGACCTGGCCGGCATCCCGTTGCTCGCCGCCGACCGCACCGACGCCGACCCGGTCGTCGTGGCCGGTGGACACGCCGCGTTCAACCCGGAGCCGATCGCCGACTTCGTCGACGCCGCCGTGCTCGGTGACGGCGAGGAGGCGGTCCTGGAGATCACCGCGATCGTCCGGGAGTGGAAGGCCGAGGGCTCGCCCGGTGGTCGGGACGAGCTGTTGCTGCGGCTGGCCCGTACGGAGAGCGTCTACGTACCGCGCTTCTACGACGTGGACTACCTCCCCGACGGCCGGATCCAGCGGGTCGTGCCGAACCGGGCGGACGTGCCGTTCCGGGTGCACAAGCGCACGACGATGGACCTGGACGCCTGGCCGTACCCGAAGAAGCCGCTGGTCCCGCTCGCCGAGACGGTGCACGAGCGGTACGCGGTGGAGATCTTCCGGGGATGCACCCGGGGCTGCCGGTTCTGCCAGGCCGGCATGATCACCCGTCCGGTGCGGGAGCGCTCGATCACCACCGTCGGGCAGATGGTGCAGCAGGGTCTGGAGTTCTCCGGCTTCCACGAGGTGGGTCTGCTCTCCCTGTCGTCGGCCGACCACTCCGAGATCGGCGACATGTGCTCCG contains:
- a CDS encoding flavin reductase, yielding MSVLGGGDAAMAVPRAVPHVAMRPLWRCRNCGTEWPCEPARLSLLSEYQGNRTSLIVYLSSLMAEAYGQLGQLNPDRHVNLMDRFVTWARRG
- a CDS encoding DUF397 domain-containing protein codes for the protein MFKPNLYDLPIEGVQIQSYCGGNLTSDNESCVGVAEIPGGAGFVVTDTKPEGSALASLRFTAEELDTFAVGWIARRNLTA
- a CDS encoding JmjC domain-containing protein, with translation MSLKLLLPEKGVADLLDRWPDEPRVYKRTRTEVDRMFTAEQVWAWIDLNCTPADEVDAIKAPHPAINPRSFTTARNRADAAKLHKLYDDGYTIRIGNLQRVMPFMARIARCIQAETGYSNYAHVFMTPGCNQGLRHHWDQQMAVIVQVSGTKRWELWPPVVDAPMRAHLESWRVWRDEYLQGWIAAGPERVIDLGAGDAMLLPRGWVHNPYNADDDPSVHLTFAIRERTPYWVAEKLVADAIDDPAFRQILLPGDLQREALPGIVSETRDALVAYLLALDPDSTAGALRLLALEELEYTT
- a CDS encoding lysophospholipid acyltransferase family protein, whose protein sequence is MPLLYTIGQYTVGNLLRWGWRPTVEGLEHVPEHGGVILAGNHLSVADELFLGATVPRHLAFWAKSEYFRGTGFRGQLTKSLLTGLGAIPVERAGGRAALSAFDAAIPALKGGDVVVVYPEGTRSPDGRLYRGRTGAARLAISAGVPVVPVGMIGTEKVQPIGARMPRLGAGKITVRFGKPLDFTGRPDDRTSLRAMTDELMTELQKLTGQEYVPRYAPPRNQPTR
- a CDS encoding TIGR03960 family B12-binding radical SAM protein is translated as MSVPSTTPRPAVANSVWPRLEPLLPQVTKPIQYVGGELGAVVKDWDAATVRWALMYPDAYEVGLPNQGVQILYEVLNELPDVLAERTYAVWPDLERLMRTHGVPQFTVDAHRSVRDFDMFGVSFSTELGYTNLLTAIDLAGIPLLAADRTDADPVVVAGGHAAFNPEPIADFVDAAVLGDGEEAVLEITAIVREWKAEGSPGGRDELLLRLARTESVYVPRFYDVDYLPDGRIQRVVPNRADVPFRVHKRTTMDLDAWPYPKKPLVPLAETVHERYAVEIFRGCTRGCRFCQAGMITRPVRERSITTVGQMVQQGLEFSGFHEVGLLSLSSADHSEIGDMCSGLAQQYEGTNVSLSLPSTRVDAFNIDLAQELSRNGRRTGLTFAPEGGSERIRRVINKMVSKDDLIRTVVTAYTNGWRQVKLYFMCGLPTETDADVLEIADMAHEVIRAGRAATGSKDIRCTVSIGGFVPKPHTPFQWAAMERPEVIDGRLRLLKQAINADRSLGRAIGFRYHDGEPSLIEGLLSRGDRRVGAVIRRVWENGGRFDGWSEHFSYQRWVDAAAEVLPTFGVDLDWYTTRQRDELEVLPWDHLDSGLDKDWLWQDWQDALSEYEQDDCRWTPCFDCGVCPSMDTEIQIGPTGRKLLPLTPITGAGLRVPAPAAQQ